A stretch of the Flavobacterium aquiphilum genome encodes the following:
- a CDS encoding MBL fold metallo-hydrolase, whose translation MKLYPIETGNFKLDGGAMFGVVPKSIWNKTNPADENNLIDIAGRCLLIEDGNRLILIDTGMGDKQSDKFFGYYFLWGSHSMDKSLAQFGFHRDDITDVFMTHLHFDHCGGSVQWNKDKTGYEPAFKNAKFWSNESHWEWATKPNAREKASFLSENILPMQESGQLQFISKPESDFEVSKELSFGIFYADGHTEKQMIPHIQYQDKTIVFCADLLPTVGHLPLPYVMGYDTRPLLTMPEKAKFLNAAADNNYYLFLEHDAHNEIITVEHTEKGVRLKERFSCGDVF comes from the coding sequence ATGAAACTTTATCCCATAGAAACAGGCAATTTTAAACTAGACGGCGGAGCAATGTTTGGCGTGGTGCCAAAATCGATTTGGAACAAAACCAATCCCGCTGACGAAAACAATTTGATTGACATTGCAGGACGGTGTTTGTTGATTGAAGACGGTAATCGGTTGATATTAATCGATACCGGAATGGGGGATAAACAGTCGGATAAGTTTTTTGGTTATTACTTTCTTTGGGGCTCACATTCTATGGACAAGTCCTTGGCTCAATTCGGTTTTCACCGCGATGATATTACCGATGTTTTTATGACGCATTTGCATTTTGACCATTGTGGAGGAAGTGTGCAATGGAATAAGGACAAAACAGGTTACGAACCGGCTTTTAAAAACGCCAAATTTTGGAGCAACGAAAGCCATTGGGAATGGGCAACAAAACCCAATGCCAGGGAAAAAGCCTCTTTTTTGTCGGAGAATATTTTACCGATGCAGGAAAGTGGACAGTTACAATTTATTTCGAAACCCGAAAGTGACTTTGAAGTGTCAAAAGAGTTGAGCTTTGGGATTTTTTATGCCGATGGTCATACCGAGAAACAAATGATTCCGCATATTCAATATCAGGACAAAACCATTGTTTTTTGTGCCGATTTGTTGCCGACTGTCGGACATTTGCCATTGCCTTATGTAATGGGATATGACACTCGACCACTATTGACAATGCCCGAGAAAGCCAAATTCCTCAACGCCGCCGCAGACAATAATTATTATTTGTTTTTGGAACACGATGCACATAACGAGATTATTACTGTTGAGCATACTGAGAAAGGGGTGCGCTTGAAAGAGCGGTTTAGCTGCGGGGACGTTTTTTAA
- a CDS encoding four helix bundle protein: MATINRFEDLDIWQEARRLAKEIHTISIETELKNDYRFKDQIKASSGSVMDNIAEGFERDGNIEFRQFLSIAKGSAGETRSQLYRVFDFEYISEQRFEILKKDYENLSGKIKNFITYLNKKDFKGNKFQ; the protein is encoded by the coding sequence ATGGCTACCATAAACCGTTTTGAAGATTTAGACATTTGGCAAGAAGCTAGACGGCTGGCAAAAGAAATTCATACAATTTCAATTGAAACTGAATTAAAAAACGATTATCGGTTTAAGGATCAAATAAAAGCATCATCAGGTTCAGTAATGGATAATATCGCTGAAGGCTTTGAAAGAGATGGCAACATAGAATTTAGACAATTTTTATCTATTGCCAAAGGTTCTGCAGGAGAAACTCGATCTCAACTTTATAGAGTTTTTGATTTTGAATATATTTCAGAACAAAGATTTGAAATTTTAAAAAAGGATTATGAAAACTTAAGTGGTAAAATAAAAAATTTCATCACTTATCTTAACAAGAAAGATTTCAAAGGTAATAAGTTTCAATAG
- a CDS encoding DUF2683 family protein codes for MDIVLKNVKKKDFPVLKSLAKSLGFEIIQEKEKPYNPEFVKEILEAREELRQGKGIKMTIEDIDKLWK; via the coding sequence ATGGATATTGTCTTAAAAAATGTAAAGAAAAAAGATTTTCCGGTTTTGAAATCACTGGCAAAATCTCTTGGTTTTGAAATCATTCAAGAAAAAGAGAAACCATATAATCCTGAGTTTGTAAAAGAGATTTTGGAAGCAAGGGAAGAGCTTAGACAAGGCAAAGGAATTAAAATGACCATAGAAGACATTGATAAACTATGGAAATAG
- a CDS encoding M1 family metallopeptidase has translation MRNFFLFAFFSLSIGNVVAQSSGYWQQQVDYKMDVSMDVKTYQYKGKQELVYTNNSPDTLKKVYYHLYENAFQPGSEMDARLQSIKDPDARMVNKIQVDGKDVKESRIKNLKPNEIGYLKISNFKQDGVAAVAKEVGTILEVTLNKPILPNSKTTLTLDFDGQVPVQIRRTGRNNVEGIELSMAQWYPKMAEFDFEGWHADPYIAREFHGVWGNFDVKITIDKDYTIGGSGYLQNPNEIGHGYQAEGVTVTYPKKAKTLTWHFVAPMVHDFTWAADKNYVHDIVKGPNDVDLHYFFKNTPEVVANWKKLEPLMVKVMDYYNKTVGNYPYKQYSFIQGGDGGMEYAMCTLMLGNGTVEGMLGTATHEMGHSWFQHILASNESKHPWMDEGFTTYIEDSALNELFGKKEANPFKPNYAAYYKLVESGKEQPLSTHGDRYDENRSYSIASYVKGSIFLSQLIYVIGQDNLNKTLKKYYQDFKFKHPTPNDIKRTAERVSGANLDWYLVDWTETLNTIDYGIKDVKENADKTTVTLERIGRMPMPIDLFVEYTDGSKESFYIPLRMMSFEKPNPTPAITRTVLNDWAWAYPTFEFNISKPKNTIKKITIDPSGLMADVKQTNNIYEVK, from the coding sequence ATGCGCAACTTCTTTTTATTCGCTTTCTTTTCCCTAAGCATTGGGAATGTAGTAGCCCAAAGTTCAGGTTACTGGCAACAACAGGTCGATTACAAAATGGATGTCAGTATGGATGTCAAAACCTATCAGTATAAAGGGAAACAAGAACTGGTTTATACTAATAATTCTCCTGATACACTGAAAAAAGTTTATTATCATTTATATGAAAACGCTTTCCAGCCGGGAAGTGAAATGGATGCCAGACTGCAATCGATCAAAGATCCGGATGCCCGTATGGTGAATAAAATACAGGTGGACGGAAAAGATGTAAAAGAAAGCCGTATCAAAAACCTAAAACCAAACGAAATAGGATATTTAAAAATTTCTAATTTCAAACAAGACGGTGTTGCGGCTGTCGCCAAAGAAGTAGGGACTATTCTTGAAGTGACTTTGAACAAACCGATTTTGCCAAATTCCAAAACAACTTTAACGTTGGATTTTGACGGTCAAGTACCGGTGCAAATTCGTCGTACCGGACGAAATAATGTTGAGGGAATCGAATTGTCGATGGCACAATGGTATCCAAAAATGGCCGAGTTTGATTTTGAAGGCTGGCATGCTGATCCTTACATCGCAAGGGAATTTCACGGAGTTTGGGGGAATTTTGATGTAAAAATTACAATCGACAAGGATTACACAATCGGAGGTTCCGGTTATTTGCAAAACCCGAACGAAATAGGACATGGTTATCAAGCAGAAGGAGTTACAGTAACATATCCTAAAAAAGCAAAAACATTGACTTGGCATTTTGTGGCGCCAATGGTACATGATTTTACTTGGGCTGCCGATAAAAATTATGTACACGATATAGTAAAAGGACCAAACGATGTCGATTTGCATTACTTCTTCAAAAACACTCCCGAAGTAGTAGCAAACTGGAAAAAACTAGAACCTTTGATGGTAAAAGTGATGGATTACTACAATAAAACCGTTGGGAATTATCCATACAAACAATACTCTTTCATTCAGGGAGGCGATGGCGGAATGGAGTATGCGATGTGTACTTTGATGCTTGGAAACGGAACTGTTGAAGGGATGTTGGGAACGGCAACCCACGAAATGGGACACTCATGGTTCCAACATATTTTAGCTTCGAATGAATCCAAACACCCTTGGATGGACGAAGGTTTTACGACCTATATTGAAGATTCGGCGCTGAATGAATTGTTTGGTAAAAAAGAAGCAAACCCGTTCAAACCGAATTATGCTGCTTACTATAAATTGGTAGAATCAGGTAAGGAACAGCCGTTGTCCACACACGGCGATCGTTATGACGAAAACCGTTCTTACAGCATTGCGTCCTATGTAAAAGGGAGTATTTTCCTGTCGCAATTAATTTATGTTATTGGTCAGGACAATTTGAATAAAACCCTGAAAAAATACTATCAGGATTTCAAATTTAAGCATCCAACGCCAAACGATATCAAGAGAACTGCCGAGCGTGTTTCGGGAGCAAACCTTGATTGGTATTTGGTAGATTGGACAGAAACTTTAAACACTATCGATTACGGAATCAAAGATGTAAAGGAAAATGCCGATAAAACAACCGTAACATTAGAGCGCATTGGCAGAATGCCAATGCCTATCGACTTATTCGTGGAATATACAGATGGCAGCAAAGAAAGTTTCTACATTCCGTTGCGCATGATGAGTTTCGAGAAACCAAATCCAACTCCAGCTATTACGAGAACCGTTCTTAACGATTGGGCTTGGGCATATCCTACTTTTGAGTTTAACATTTCAAAACCGAAAAACACAATCAAGAAAATCACCATCGATCCAAGCGGTTTAATGGCCGATGTCAAACAAACGAATAATATTTACGAAGTGAAGTAG
- a CDS encoding Txe/YoeB family addiction module toxin, protein MEIVFSRKAETDLIFWNKSGNKKILKKISELLRAIQENPFEGIGKPEQLKHNLSGVWSRRIDKEHRLVYEIIDENTIEILNILSLKGHYE, encoded by the coding sequence ATGGAAATAGTTTTTTCTAGAAAAGCTGAAACCGATTTGATATTTTGGAATAAATCAGGAAACAAGAAAATCCTAAAGAAAATTTCTGAATTATTGAGAGCAATTCAAGAAAATCCTTTTGAAGGCATTGGAAAACCAGAACAATTAAAACATAATTTATCTGGAGTTTGGTCTAGAAGAATTGACAAAGAACATCGATTAGTTTATGAAATTATAGATGAAAACACAATAGAAATATTAAATATCCTTTCTTTGAAAGGGCATTACGAATAA
- the sufC gene encoding Fe-S cluster assembly ATPase SufC, which translates to MLSIKNLHASIGDKEILKGINLEVKAGEVHAIMGPNGAGKSTLSAVVAGNENYEVTEGEIILDGEDLGDLAPEERAHKGVFLSFQYPVEIPGVSVTNFMRSAINETRKAKGLEEMPANEMLKVIREKSELLEIDRKFLSRSLNEGFSGGEKKRNEIFQMAMLDPKLAILDETDSGLDIDALRIVANGVNKLKSDKNAVIVITHYQRLLDYIVPDFVHVLHNGKIVKSGGAELAHELEEKGYDWIKGDN; encoded by the coding sequence ATGTTATCAATAAAAAATTTACACGCCTCAATAGGTGACAAAGAAATATTAAAAGGAATAAACCTTGAAGTAAAAGCTGGAGAAGTTCATGCAATAATGGGGCCAAACGGTGCCGGAAAAAGTACCCTTTCGGCTGTTGTTGCCGGAAACGAAAATTATGAAGTGACCGAGGGTGAAATTATTTTGGACGGCGAGGATCTTGGCGATCTTGCCCCGGAAGAAAGAGCACACAAAGGTGTTTTCCTTTCGTTTCAATATCCTGTTGAAATCCCTGGGGTTTCGGTAACCAATTTTATGAGATCGGCAATCAACGAAACCCGTAAAGCAAAAGGTCTGGAAGAAATGCCGGCCAACGAAATGCTGAAAGTTATCCGTGAAAAATCGGAATTATTGGAAATCGACAGAAAGTTTCTTTCCCGTTCCCTTAATGAAGGTTTCTCCGGTGGTGAGAAAAAAAGAAACGAAATTTTTCAAATGGCAATGCTAGACCCAAAACTAGCCATTCTTGACGAAACCGATTCCGGTCTTGATATTGATGCTTTGAGAATTGTTGCCAATGGTGTAAATAAATTGAAAAGCGACAAAAACGCTGTCATTGTAATTACGCACTACCAAAGATTATTGGATTACATCGTTCCTGATTTTGTTCACGTACTTCATAACGGAAAAATCGTAAAATCCGGCGGAGCTGAATTGGCCCACGAATTGGAAGAAAAAGGATACGACTGGATTAAAGGAGATAATTAA
- a CDS encoding Txe/YoeB family addiction module toxin, with protein sequence MSYSIELTDDAIADIERHKKSGDKKVLIKIDKLLNELRKHPMTGIGKPEQLKYYEVATWSRRITDKHRLIYRIQDDKVVVMVLAFWGHYGEK encoded by the coding sequence ATGAGTTATTCGATAGAATTAACGGATGACGCTATTGCCGACATCGAGAGGCATAAAAAATCAGGCGATAAAAAGGTTCTTATAAAAATTGACAAACTTTTAAATGAGCTCAGAAAGCATCCGATGACAGGAATTGGAAAACCGGAACAGCTAAAATATTATGAAGTTGCAACTTGGTCGAGACGAATAACAGATAAACATAGACTCATTTACAGAATTCAAGATGATAAAGTAGTTGTTATGGTTCTTGCTTTTTGGGGACATTATGGAGAGAAATAG
- the sufB gene encoding Fe-S cluster assembly protein SufB — protein sequence MSKYTEDDLKIELENKEYEYGFYTELESETFPVGLNEDIVRAISQKKDEPQWMTDWRIEAFRAWEEMVEPEWANVRYEKPDFQAISYYSAPKKADPNKTLDDVDPELLEMYKKLGISLDEQKKMNNIAMDIVVDSVSVATTFKATLAEKGIIFMSISEAIKEHPELVRKYIGSVVPQKDNFYAALNSAVFSDGSFCYIPKGVRCPMELSTYFRINQAGTGQFERTLLIADEGSYVSYLEGCTAPTRDENQLHAAVVELIALDDAEIKYSTVQNWYPGNKEGKGGVFNFVTKRGFCEKNAKISWTQVETGSAITWKYPSVILKGDNSIGEFYSIAVTNNFQQADTGTKMIHLGKNTKSTIISKGISAGKSQNSYRGLVQIGARAENARNFSQCDSLLMGNHCGAHTFPYIESKNPTAKVEHEATTSKIGEDQVFYCNQRGIPTEKAIALIVNGFSKDVLNKLPMEFAVEAQKLLEISLEGSVG from the coding sequence ATGTCAAAATACACCGAAGACGATTTAAAAATCGAATTAGAGAACAAAGAATACGAATACGGATTTTACACCGAATTGGAATCCGAAACGTTTCCTGTTGGTTTAAATGAAGATATTGTTCGAGCCATTTCCCAAAAGAAAGATGAACCGCAATGGATGACCGATTGGCGTATTGAGGCTTTTCGCGCTTGGGAAGAAATGGTTGAACCGGAATGGGCAAACGTTCGTTATGAAAAACCGGACTTTCAAGCCATTTCCTATTACTCTGCCCCAAAAAAAGCGGATCCAAACAAAACCTTGGATGATGTAGATCCGGAACTTTTGGAGATGTACAAAAAATTAGGCATCTCTCTGGACGAGCAAAAAAAAATGAACAATATTGCTATGGATATTGTAGTTGACTCGGTTTCGGTTGCAACAACATTCAAAGCGACATTGGCCGAAAAAGGAATTATCTTTATGAGTATTTCCGAAGCCATCAAAGAACATCCTGAATTGGTCCGTAAATATATAGGAAGCGTTGTTCCTCAAAAAGACAACTTTTACGCAGCCTTGAATTCAGCTGTTTTCTCCGACGGATCTTTCTGTTATATTCCAAAAGGCGTTCGCTGCCCAATGGAACTTTCAACTTATTTCAGAATCAATCAGGCGGGAACAGGACAATTCGAAAGAACATTGTTAATTGCCGATGAAGGTAGTTATGTTTCTTACTTGGAAGGATGTACCGCTCCAACCCGTGACGAAAACCAATTGCACGCTGCCGTTGTAGAACTTATCGCTTTGGACGATGCCGAAATTAAATATTCAACAGTTCAAAACTGGTATCCTGGAAACAAAGAAGGTAAAGGTGGGGTTTTCAACTTTGTGACCAAAAGAGGATTCTGCGAGAAAAATGCAAAAATCTCCTGGACACAAGTGGAAACCGGTTCTGCGATTACCTGGAAATATCCTTCTGTTATTTTAAAAGGAGACAACTCAATAGGAGAATTCTATTCCATTGCCGTTACCAATAATTTCCAACAAGCCGATACAGGAACCAAAATGATCCATTTGGGTAAAAACACTAAATCAACCATTATTTCCAAAGGTATTTCGGCAGGAAAATCACAAAACAGTTATAGAGGTTTGGTTCAAATTGGAGCCAGAGCCGAAAACGCCAGAAACTTTTCACAATGTGATTCGCTGTTAATGGGTAACCATTGCGGTGCGCACACTTTCCCTTATATAGAAAGCAAAAACCCAACTGCCAAAGTGGAACATGAAGCCACAACCAGTAAAATTGGTGAGGATCAAGTTTTCTATTGCAACCAACGCGGAATCCCCACCGAAAAAGCAATTGCGCTTATCGTGAATGGTTTCAGTAAAGACGTGTTGAATAAATTGCCAATGGAGTTTGCTGTGGAAGCACAAAAATTATTGGAAATTTCATTGGAAGGTTCTGTTGGATAA
- a CDS encoding IS982 family transposase, producing MICFDKITDIFSIVDEFCKDFEKTTQPFLLGKPSKRPSIMSKSEVITIYLLFHLSGFRCFKHYYIFYVQKHMQNEFPNTVSYNRFLELMQSVLLPMTIFAKTCCLGNCTGISFVDSTLIRVCKNKRISRNKVFKDIATTGKSTMGWFHGFKLHIIINDKGELLSFAVTQANVDDREPLKNEGFLNAIFGKLFGDKGYISEKLSQLLFVDGVQLITSIRNNMKNSLMEMSDKILLRKRSIIETVNDELKNICQVEHSRHRSFTNFLSNLIAGIIAYNFLPKKPSLKYETVKTNQLAVFY from the coding sequence ATGATTTGTTTCGATAAAATTACAGATATTTTTTCTATTGTTGATGAATTTTGTAAAGATTTTGAGAAAACCACACAGCCTTTTCTGCTAGGAAAACCTTCCAAACGTCCTTCGATTATGTCAAAATCAGAAGTAATTACAATTTATTTACTTTTTCATTTGAGTGGTTTTCGTTGTTTCAAGCATTATTACATTTTTTATGTCCAAAAGCATATGCAAAATGAATTTCCTAATACAGTTTCTTATAATCGCTTTTTAGAACTGATGCAAAGTGTTCTTTTGCCAATGACAATTTTTGCCAAAACCTGTTGTTTAGGCAATTGTACAGGTATTTCATTTGTAGACTCAACACTAATAAGAGTTTGTAAAAACAAACGAATCAGTAGAAATAAAGTTTTTAAAGATATTGCCACTACCGGAAAATCTACAATGGGTTGGTTTCATGGGTTTAAGCTCCATATTATCATTAATGACAAAGGAGAATTGTTAAGCTTTGCTGTAACTCAAGCCAACGTAGATGATAGAGAGCCACTGAAAAATGAGGGCTTTTTGAATGCTATTTTCGGAAAACTATTTGGTGATAAAGGATATATAAGCGAAAAACTCTCCCAATTATTATTTGTTGATGGAGTTCAATTAATTACAAGCATTCGCAATAATATGAAAAATAGTTTGATGGAAATGAGTGATAAAATCTTACTCCGTAAACGCTCAATAATAGAAACAGTTAACGATGAACTTAAAAATATTTGCCAAGTTGAACATTCTAGACATCGTTCATTTACCAACTTTTTGTCAAATCTTATAGCCGGAATAATTGCTTATAATTTTCTGCCTAAAAAACCTTCTTTGAAATACGAAACGGTTAAAACTAACCAATTAGCAGTATTTTATTAA
- a CDS encoding TIGR02391 family protein — protein sequence MAKKIFDSIDSGTLEGLAKILADTEKGLTGTELSKFIPEAGLTDIDPLNSKWKRLYNSFADYQNRNQNSNNILKFINLSLKPSRFIGQNDKFETIRAELNKRLSFIGLQLNQNGVFNLVAVATTITEAEQRVNRFKSKLENRNIHSKIYDYCNSELITENYFHSVFEAVKSIAEEIRQKTNLTLDRAELIDKALSVTNPLIKINSLQTETEQSEQKGFSNLIKGVFGMFRNTTAHAPKVVWAINEDEALDIMTTISLIHKKLNKKSH from the coding sequence ATGGCAAAAAAAATATTCGATTCAATTGACAGCGGGACTTTGGAAGGGTTGGCAAAAATTTTAGCTGATACAGAAAAGGGACTGACAGGAACTGAATTATCTAAATTTATTCCAGAAGCAGGACTTACTGACATTGACCCATTAAACTCAAAGTGGAAAAGGCTTTATAATAGTTTTGCTGACTACCAAAACAGAAATCAGAATTCTAATAATATTTTAAAATTCATAAACTTATCTCTAAAGCCCTCACGTTTTATTGGACAAAATGATAAATTTGAAACTATTCGAGCTGAATTAAACAAAAGACTTTCATTTATCGGGTTACAATTGAATCAAAATGGTGTGTTTAATCTTGTTGCTGTAGCGACAACAATTACAGAAGCCGAACAACGAGTGAATAGGTTTAAATCAAAACTTGAAAATAGAAATATTCATTCAAAAATTTATGACTACTGTAATTCAGAACTAATAACGGAAAACTATTTTCACTCAGTTTTTGAAGCTGTTAAAAGCATTGCAGAAGAGATTAGACAAAAGACGAATTTAACTCTTGACAGAGCTGAACTCATCGACAAGGCACTTTCTGTTACAAATCCGCTAATCAAAATTAATTCATTGCAGACCGAAACAGAACAAAGCGAGCAAAAAGGGTTTTCAAATTTAATAAAAGGAGTTTTTGGAATGTTTAGAAATACAACTGCTCACGCACCAAAAGTTGTATGGGCAATAAATGAAGACGAAGCGTTAGACATAATGACAACAATATCATTAATACATAAGAAACTTAATAAAAAAAGCCACTGA
- a CDS encoding DUF2683 family protein: MDNIIIYPKNEKQKSLLKSLLEEMKVRFEIEKSDEDTLLGESEFISKIDKSIEQAESGKTRTLTKEQQKKFLGL; the protein is encoded by the coding sequence ATGGACAACATAATAATTTATCCGAAAAATGAAAAGCAAAAATCTTTGCTAAAATCCTTATTGGAAGAAATGAAAGTTCGTTTTGAAATCGAAAAATCTGATGAGGATACTTTATTAGGTGAAAGTGAATTTATCTCAAAAATCGATAAATCTATTGAACAGGCTGAATCAGGAAAAACTAGAACACTCACAAAAGAACAGCAAAAGAAGTTTTTAGGTTTATGA
- a CDS encoding S8 family peptidase: MKKINLTASALVVALSLCLSANAQTSTTYVAKKGELKESELQRWSHLDLAKDSIPGMSVDKAYAELLKGKKGVKVIVGIVDSGVDIDHDDLKSVVWTNKKEIPGNGIDDDKNGYIDDVHGWNFLGDAVHETLEMTRIVKKGDDGSETYKKALAAYNEKNSKALKDKQQVDFLLGADKAIQKYLNKENYTVDDLKGISTTDPDLSKSIMVMTRVLSNAGPGFRGELEEYNKYVYGQLDYNLNKDFDGRKVLGDNPEDITKTKYGNNVVYGPDKEEALHGTHVAGIIAQVRGNGIGGDGVADNVEIMAVRAVPDGDEYDKDIALAIRYAVDNGAKVINGSFGKSYSPHKQWVFDAIKYAEKKDVLFVHAAGNDGDNIDLAENANYPNDSADNKKEFASNVLTVGALNNKYGEGVIAEFSNYGNFNVDVFAPGDEIYATIPNNKFKYLQGTSMAAPNAAGVAALIRAYYPKLKASQVKQILMDSGTPLPATVNLGEGQMASKAADSSKSGKMVNAYNALLMAEKMSKK, from the coding sequence ATGAAAAAAATAAATTTAACGGCATCGGCATTAGTTGTGGCTTTGTCTTTATGCCTTTCGGCCAATGCGCAAACATCGACGACTTATGTTGCGAAAAAAGGAGAATTGAAAGAATCCGAATTGCAAAGATGGTCGCATCTGGATTTGGCCAAAGACAGTATTCCGGGAATGAGCGTGGATAAAGCTTACGCGGAATTGCTTAAAGGTAAAAAAGGCGTTAAAGTTATTGTTGGTATTGTAGATTCGGGTGTGGATATTGACCACGACGATTTGAAATCGGTAGTTTGGACCAATAAAAAAGAGATTCCCGGAAATGGAATCGATGACGATAAAAACGGTTATATTGATGATGTTCATGGATGGAATTTCCTTGGTGATGCAGTTCATGAAACTTTGGAAATGACCCGAATCGTTAAAAAAGGAGATGACGGATCGGAGACCTACAAAAAAGCATTGGCGGCTTATAATGAAAAAAACAGCAAAGCCTTGAAGGATAAACAACAAGTTGATTTTCTTTTGGGAGCAGATAAAGCCATTCAAAAATATTTGAACAAAGAAAATTATACTGTTGATGATTTGAAAGGAATCTCAACTACAGATCCTGATTTGTCCAAAAGTATAATGGTCATGACCCGCGTCTTGAGTAATGCCGGACCTGGTTTTAGAGGCGAACTTGAAGAATATAATAAATACGTTTATGGCCAATTGGATTATAACTTAAACAAAGATTTTGACGGTCGAAAAGTGTTGGGAGACAATCCGGAAGATATTACCAAAACCAAATACGGAAACAACGTTGTTTATGGCCCAGATAAAGAGGAAGCTCTTCACGGAACCCACGTTGCCGGAATTATTGCTCAAGTAAGAGGAAACGGTATTGGTGGTGACGGAGTTGCCGATAATGTTGAGATTATGGCGGTGAGAGCTGTTCCTGATGGAGATGAGTATGATAAGGATATCGCTTTGGCAATCCGTTATGCTGTCGATAATGGAGCCAAAGTAATCAACGGAAGTTTCGGGAAAAGCTATTCTCCTCACAAACAATGGGTTTTTGATGCCATAAAATATGCCGAAAAGAAAGACGTATTGTTTGTTCATGCTGCAGGAAATGATGGTGATAATATTGATTTGGCAGAAAATGCAAATTACCCAAATGATTCAGCAGACAACAAAAAAGAATTTGCTTCGAATGTTTTGACGGTTGGTGCTTTAAACAACAAATATGGAGAAGGCGTTATTGCTGAGTTTTCAAATTACGGAAACTTCAATGTAGATGTCTTTGCTCCTGGTGATGAAATTTATGCTACGATTCCGAACAACAAATTCAAATATTTGCAAGGAACTTCTATGGCTGCGCCAAATGCTGCCGGAGTTGCTGCTTTGATTCGTGCGTATTATCCAAAATTGAAAGCGTCTCAAGTGAAACAAATTTTGATGGATTCAGGAACTCCGCTTCCTGCTACAGTAAATTTGGGTGAAGGTCAAATGGCAAGTAAAGCTGCTGATTCTTCAAAATCCGGAAAAATGGTCAATGCTTACAATGCTTTATTGATGGCTGAAAAAATGTCTAAGAAATAA
- a CDS encoding HesB/IscA family protein has protein sequence MIQVSDTAKKKIIDLMKDDGFDAAVDFVRVGVKSGGCSGLSYDLKFDKNKNEDDKIFEDNDIKIAVEKKSFLYLAGTILEFSGGLNGKGFVFNNPNANRTCGCGESFSL, from the coding sequence ATGATACAAGTTTCTGATACTGCCAAAAAGAAAATTATCGACTTGATGAAAGACGATGGTTTTGATGCTGCTGTTGACTTCGTGAGAGTCGGCGTAAAAAGCGGTGGATGCTCTGGTTTGTCTTACGATTTGAAATTTGACAAAAATAAAAACGAAGACGACAAAATATTTGAGGACAACGATATAAAAATTGCAGTCGAAAAAAAATCATTCCTTTATCTTGCAGGAACAATATTGGAATTTTCCGGAGGACTAAACGGAAAAGGATTTGTTTTTAACAATCCAAATGCCAATAGAACTTGCGGTTGCGGGGAAAGTTTCTCGTTATAA